Proteins encoded by one window of Halorussus salinus:
- a CDS encoding ABC transporter substrate-binding protein, with translation MPSSRTEQAEKSETTNEHRNDRRTFLKATGAAGTVGLTAGCIGSFGGGSGTPTINILTWEEYADLKSDIESRLDVNVKFTKSTSSSKMFSSWNSGQNEQYDIAVPNNNYVPKMMEAGLVDSVPKDVVSNYSSTYDVFKGFADNQFTSGGEMYGVPIRFGWYGYSYDSRKVDDHEPTYAKLFDDEYSGQIIMYDNHFKAMSAAALYLGYRDAFEGGKVTLSEKQIEEVKQTMIDQKPMLQGYIAADPTYIKSLRQGNFVIGQSGRNEIVEMWTNGDDWPEMAAPKEGSLAWFESAVVSKASSNKEKAWQVVNEFIAPKLGAKLAKVGYSPSVNPKTQDHLSDEQNEMFGSIDPSRLENMIPFKAVEKEDAWIKAWEEIKTA, from the coding sequence ATGCCAAGTAGCCGAACCGAGCAGGCCGAGAAATCGGAGACGACGAACGAGCATCGCAACGACCGCCGGACGTTCCTCAAGGCGACCGGTGCGGCGGGTACCGTCGGACTGACCGCTGGCTGTATCGGAAGCTTCGGCGGCGGGAGCGGCACCCCGACCATCAACATCCTGACGTGGGAGGAGTACGCCGACCTCAAGTCGGACATCGAGAGCCGACTCGACGTGAACGTGAAGTTCACCAAGTCCACGTCCTCCTCGAAGATGTTCTCGTCGTGGAACTCGGGCCAGAACGAACAGTACGACATCGCGGTGCCGAACAACAACTACGTCCCGAAGATGATGGAGGCGGGACTGGTCGATTCGGTTCCGAAGGACGTGGTGTCGAACTACAGTTCCACCTACGACGTGTTCAAAGGGTTCGCCGACAACCAGTTCACCAGCGGCGGAGAGATGTACGGCGTCCCGATTCGGTTCGGCTGGTACGGCTACTCGTACGACTCCCGGAAGGTCGACGACCACGAACCCACCTACGCGAAGTTGTTCGACGACGAGTACAGCGGGCAGATCATCATGTACGACAACCACTTCAAGGCGATGAGCGCGGCGGCGCTCTATCTGGGCTACCGGGACGCCTTCGAGGGCGGGAAGGTCACCCTCTCCGAGAAGCAAATCGAGGAGGTCAAGCAGACGATGATCGACCAGAAGCCGATGTTGCAGGGGTACATCGCGGCGGACCCGACCTACATCAAGTCGCTCCGGCAGGGCAACTTCGTCATCGGCCAGTCCGGACGGAACGAGATCGTCGAGATGTGGACCAACGGCGACGACTGGCCCGAGATGGCCGCCCCGAAGGAAGGGTCGCTGGCGTGGTTCGAGTCCGCGGTGGTCTCGAAGGCCTCCAGCAACAAGGAGAAGGCGTGGCAGGTCGTCAACGAGTTCATCGCCCCGAAACTCGGCGCGAAGTTGGCGAAGGTCGGCTACTCGCCGAGCGTCAACCCGAAGACCCAAGACCACCTCTCGGACGAGCAAAACGAGATGTTCGGCTCCATCGACCCCTCCCGGCTCGAAAACATGATTCCGTTCAAGGCGGTCGAGAAGGAGGACGCGTGGATCAAGGCGTGGGAAGAGATAAAGACGGCCTGA
- a CDS encoding ABC transporter ATP-binding protein, translating to MATGNESLIRLDGVRKEFGDVTAVESVDLTVRRGEFFSLVGPSGCGKTTTLRMISGFETPTEGRVVLDGHDMQGVPPDARDSNLVFQHHSLFPHMSVGENVAYGLEKSGVDTGEREEYVEEYLELVDLDGYEERNPGDLSGGQQQRVALARALVNEPSVLLFDEPLASLDRKLRKQMQVELRKIHEKTQGAFFYVTHDQEVAMTLSDRLAVMNEGQIEQVGPPEEIYRNPASPFVADFIGDTNLFDGRARTEDGRTAVEVGNGDGFSFTSSKEVREGDVTVSIRPEDFSLVENGGATFEGEIVERYFQGDQTNYIVDTGAEDLSEVQVVMQGRDTPVSRGERASFAVEEDAPVVFEA from the coding sequence ATGGCAACCGGTAACGAGTCGCTGATACGATTGGACGGGGTGCGCAAGGAGTTCGGCGACGTGACCGCGGTCGAGTCGGTGGATCTGACGGTGAGGCGCGGCGAGTTCTTCTCGCTGGTCGGGCCGTCCGGGTGCGGGAAGACGACTACTCTCCGGATGATAAGCGGGTTCGAGACCCCCACGGAGGGACGGGTCGTCCTCGACGGACACGACATGCAGGGCGTGCCGCCGGACGCCCGCGACAGCAACCTCGTCTTCCAGCATCACTCGCTGTTTCCCCACATGAGCGTTGGCGAGAACGTCGCGTACGGACTCGAAAAGTCCGGCGTCGATACCGGCGAGCGCGAGGAGTACGTCGAGGAGTACCTCGAACTCGTGGACCTCGACGGCTACGAGGAGCGCAATCCGGGCGACCTCTCGGGGGGCCAGCAACAGCGCGTCGCGCTGGCCCGCGCGCTCGTCAACGAACCGAGCGTCCTGCTGTTCGACGAGCCACTGGCCTCGCTCGACCGCAAACTCCGCAAGCAGATGCAGGTCGAGTTACGCAAGATTCACGAGAAAACGCAGGGCGCGTTCTTCTACGTCACCCACGACCAAGAGGTCGCGATGACCCTCAGCGACCGCCTCGCGGTGATGAACGAGGGCCAAATCGAGCAGGTCGGCCCGCCCGAGGAGATCTACCGGAATCCGGCGAGTCCGTTCGTCGCGGACTTCATCGGCGACACCAACCTCTTCGACGGTCGCGCGCGCACCGAGGACGGCCGCACGGCCGTCGAAGTCGGTAACGGCGACGGGTTCTCGTTCACCTCCTCGAAGGAGGTGCGCGAGGGGGACGTGACGGTCTCCATCCGGCCGGAGGACTTCTCGCTCGTGGAAAACGGCGGCGCTACCTTCGAGGGCGAAATCGTCGAGCGGTACTTCCAAGGCGACCAGACCAACTACATCGTGGACACCGGCGCGGAGGACCTCTCTGAGGTGCAGGTGGTCATGCAGGGCCGGGACACGCCCGTCTCGCGCGGTGAGCGCGCGTCGTTCGCCGTCGAGGAGGACGCACCGGTCGTCTTCGAGGCGTAG